The Pelodiscus sinensis isolate JC-2024 chromosome 10, ASM4963464v1, whole genome shotgun sequence genome has a segment encoding these proteins:
- the PTMA gene encoding prothymosin alpha isoform X3 codes for MSDAAVDTSSEISTKDLKEKKEVVEETENGRDAPANGNAENEENGEQEADNEVDEEEEEGAEEEDEEEEGEEEDGDEDEEGDAPTGKRAAEDDEDEDVDPKKQKTDEDD; via the exons ATGTCAGACGCCGCTGTGGATACCAGCTCCGAGATCTCCACCAAG GATCTAAAAGAGAAGAAGGAAGTTGTTGAAGAGACAGAAAATGGCAGAGATGCACCAGCCAATGGCAATGCT GAGAACGAGGAAAACGGAGAGCAAGAGGCTGACAACGAAGTAGACGAAGAGGAAGAAGAAGGCGCTGAagaagaggatgaggaggaagagg GTGAGGAAGAGGACGGCGATGAAGATGAGGAAGGTGACGCACCCACAGGCAAACGAGCAGCTGAGGATGATGAG gatgAGGATGTCGACCCCAAGAAGCAGAAAACCGACGAAGATGACTAG
- the PTMA gene encoding prothymosin alpha isoform X4 — protein sequence MSDAAVDTSSEISTKDLKEKKEVVEETENGRDAPANGNANEENGEQEADNEVDEEEEEGAEEEDEEEEGEEEDGDEDEEGDAPTGKRAAEDDEDEDVDPKKQKTDEDD from the exons ATGTCAGACGCCGCTGTGGATACCAGCTCCGAGATCTCCACCAAG GATCTAAAAGAGAAGAAGGAAGTTGTTGAAGAGACAGAAAATGGCAGAGATGCACCAGCCAATGGCAATGCT AACGAGGAAAACGGAGAGCAAGAGGCTGACAACGAAGTAGACGAAGAGGAAGAAGAAGGCGCTGAagaagaggatgaggaggaagagg GTGAGGAAGAGGACGGCGATGAAGATGAGGAAGGTGACGCACCCACAGGCAAACGAGCAGCTGAGGATGATGAG gatgAGGATGTCGACCCCAAGAAGCAGAAAACCGACGAAGATGACTAG
- the PTMA gene encoding prothymosin alpha isoform X2 → MSDAAVDTSSEISTKDLKEKKEVVEETENGRDAPANGNANEENGEQEADNEVDEEEEEGAEEEDEEEEGDGEEEDGDEDEEGDAPTGKRAAEDDEDEDVDPKKQKTDEDD, encoded by the exons ATGTCAGACGCCGCTGTGGATACCAGCTCCGAGATCTCCACCAAG GATCTAAAAGAGAAGAAGGAAGTTGTTGAAGAGACAGAAAATGGCAGAGATGCACCAGCCAATGGCAATGCT AACGAGGAAAACGGAGAGCAAGAGGCTGACAACGAAGTAGACGAAGAGGAAGAAGAAGGCGCTGAagaagaggatgaggaggaagagggTGATG GTGAGGAAGAGGACGGCGATGAAGATGAGGAAGGTGACGCACCCACAGGCAAACGAGCAGCTGAGGATGATGAG gatgAGGATGTCGACCCCAAGAAGCAGAAAACCGACGAAGATGACTAG
- the PTMA gene encoding prothymosin alpha isoform X1, whose protein sequence is MSDAAVDTSSEISTKDLKEKKEVVEETENGRDAPANGNAENEENGEQEADNEVDEEEEEGAEEEDEEEEGDGEEEDGDEDEEGDAPTGKRAAEDDEDEDVDPKKQKTDEDD, encoded by the exons ATGTCAGACGCCGCTGTGGATACCAGCTCCGAGATCTCCACCAAG GATCTAAAAGAGAAGAAGGAAGTTGTTGAAGAGACAGAAAATGGCAGAGATGCACCAGCCAATGGCAATGCT GAGAACGAGGAAAACGGAGAGCAAGAGGCTGACAACGAAGTAGACGAAGAGGAAGAAGAAGGCGCTGAagaagaggatgaggaggaagagggTGATG GTGAGGAAGAGGACGGCGATGAAGATGAGGAAGGTGACGCACCCACAGGCAAACGAGCAGCTGAGGATGATGAG gatgAGGATGTCGACCCCAAGAAGCAGAAAACCGACGAAGATGACTAG